aAATAATAGCAGTAGTATacttaatgttaaacataaacatatactgatttcaaaacagcaaaataggctacagaatattttgttctgtattgacaggtgcaatatttgaaaataaataaataaattacatttaaatctaCATTTATGTCAAAACCCAGAGCCTTTCAgacatcaaaatgtaatttattaaatgtatttgtgtgaaaatgacataataaaaTCTTTTTGTGTTCTATTTTGCCTGAAACTGCTTCTAACACACTAGTGTGTCACGTAAAAATTAGGGGCCTGTCCTATTTCTAGCATGTACGCGTTTTCAGCGCGGCCTGAGACTTGAGTGTtacgcaggcagtgtgcaagctctaacctgttaacatgggagccaaaataaaaacggacacgccacgcagctgacacgctCACGCCATGTttgcagtgtgcaggagccTTAGGCTTTAACTGTCAAAACTGGAGAGAGATAGAAATCaaaatctgcctttttttccttttagagttaatttgttttgctttaaacTTTCATcaccaaaacacattaacaGAACAGGCCATCAGACTTGGTGTTACGGCCTCCTGCTGTGACAGCAAATGGTGGATGTGTGGAAAGCAAGGGCTTCCTCATTTTACAGCTTTGAATATACTTTGTCATGACAATCAAACATAGTCTCTACAGCTTTGGCagtttttaatgtgtgtcttttttttcaaaatataacttgTTCTTACTTATTTTATGGAATTATTGTCTTCTTCTCAGGTGTGTACATATCATTCCTGATCAGGATGGTTTATCACCTGACAGTTTGTTTGGCTGCTCCAATAACATTAGCTGAGTAGCTCTTCAGAAGTTCAGGTTTCACAAGCTGCTGTCCACCTGTTAAAAGTAGTTTGTCGTTGCAGAACTAAGATGGATATCACTGAGCTTGCTCCACAGATGCCCAACAtgtgtttgtaactgtttgccACAACCTCATACAGTACGTGGTCAGCACTGCTGAATGCCACATGCTAATCTGAGTTGCATTTACTGTAGTGTCAGATGAACCTTCAGGGGATGCTCTGAAAGGATCTATCTAtggctgtcttttttatcttgGACAGTCTTGTCATGTGTCCAAAGCATATAAACGATTCGTTAAGCTTGGTCTCACTCATTGTTTATGCATTACTGTTAAGGAAATACTGGGTTTTAATTTAAGACAGAGGGATCAGTTGTCCAAAAGGTTTGTCATTATTTGTAAGGTTTAGTTTCTCGTTATCTGAGCAGCTCATTAAAAGCTATGAAGGGCAATGTACTgatacatatttatacatataagTAGTGGGTGGTTGTTACATAGGCTCTGGGTTTAAGTGTGAGATCCAATGTGCTGTGGAGTGAAAGGGAAATTTAGATGAAGTGATCTGTGTGATACTTAGATGCACTCaatgtgttgcttttaaatgtgaaacagtGCCATCAAATAAGATTATCCACACAGACATATTGTGGGACAGGACAGTGTGGTTCAGGAATGtccttaaaaaatgttttagtccAATGTCTTAGTCAGTTTcagttgtttacattttagggTGAGGATATCGGTTCATGAccatgttatatatatatatataaccacCCTACTGTGTGTTCTCCAGTTAATAACGTGTGGACTGTggtgtgtaaataaatgtactgtaaccAACATTATACTGTAACCACTAAATACAGAGATGTACTTATAcatcagtagtagtagtagttcttAAGTCGGATTTCCCCTGTTTCCCCCTTCTTTACACCctgttaaatataataattatataaaatagtCTGACTTATTACTGGAACACAGTCAACCTGGGTGTGACATCATTCCCAGTTCCAAGCTCCAACTTGTGAGTTAAATGAAACAAAGCATTATCGTAGACTTTTGTGTCTTTACTTGTTGTTTTGTAACCTTTTTAGgcaattttaattaaatatgttaCAAGACCCGTGCCGGTTTGTGATCCAATAATTACCTTTATTTGCTATGATGTAGTTCAAGTTAAATACCGCATATAACCGGCGGCcaaatagctcagttggtggagcggcCGTCTATTTGTCGAGGTTGGCTCCCCAGCGCAGCAGACCCGGGTCCggctccgacctgcggccctttgctgcatgtcatccctcgctctctctcataCAGGAGATATTCATATGAGTTTTCAGGCTCATTGCTGGTGTGCACGGACTTGCTTTTCTTGGCTGCACTATTAGACATGCAAGGGCAGGACGAAGGAGGCCTCCATCTATATTTGTTCACGTACACACTCTATATACTGCTGTTAGACAGTGTGACCTGCCGCGGGTGTTAATTTTGTCACAAAGCTGACTCCCTCGGTACAGTGTGTTTGCCTTCAGGCCTCTGCCTTCGAGATTCCACGACTGTGATAAAGCCATGCAGTAATTGTgtgaagtatttaaaaaatgagagTTTACAAATGCTACATTATTTTGGTCCCAGTCTCTCTAGCAATAGCACAGTGCATCCATTCATTGTGAGCTAATAAACACTTTAATGTCTAGGCTACATgctaaatatgtatatatgaagATCAagctatgtgtctgtgtgtgcctctgtgtcATGATcctcatatctgtgtgtgtgactctctctctgtcagacaCGTGATGACTTTCTGGGACAGGTGGATATCCCCTTAAATCAGATACCGGTGAGTCCTTGGTTGCAGGAAACTCTTgttctttttatattaatgactGTGACTGGTTTAACTTTATGTACTGTACGTTTTAATTTATGGGTTTTAACTGTAGCGTAAGCTGCACAAGCTCTTGACCTCAATCTCACCAATGTCAccatgtgtaaaaaacaaaaacaaaaaaaaactgcacgcCCTTAGTCAGGTGTATGTTCCACATCATTGTCTATAGTTTTGGAAACACAGTCCGTCATGTTTATGTTGCCTTCCTACTACTGTTTCATTATAAATACAACACCAACAAATCAGCCCTCATGGTACACAGTCACCATCACCAGTCTGtttaaatgtactgtgtaaTACTTTTACAATACCAGATTTATTCAAGCAGCTGTAAAAATATTGGGagaatttaatttagtttccttttttatttcatttttttctcagacagaaaatccTAATACAGAAAGGCCATACACATTCAAGGATTTTCTGCTCCACCCACGAAGGTTGGCATTATTGCATGATCTTTCCCtgtttaacatttcatttattacatacatttatttgtagGATAAATGATAAGCCACagttctttattttcaaatattccTGGCAATATTAATTTCTTCcttgttaaaaaataagtaaattcatttttgtttgtcctGCAGCCACAAGTCCAGAGTCAAAGGTCACCTGCGTCTCAAAATGACCTACCAGCCAAAAAACCCTGATTCAGAGGAGGAAACAACAGAACAGACTGAGGACATGGATGTAAGTCTGGCTAATAATGCTTGTTCAGCAAGGAGTTATCTCTTACAGATCCTCTTGTGTTGAATTTGCCTACGCAATAATACTTCTTAAGCCCCTGGCACACGAACCAGACGGCCGACCttcggcagaaaaggcagttggactgatTAGTCTCCCCGAGTTGGttaaaaaagtgcctcggaacacactaAAATGACGAGACGTAATTCGtctctttcatttgtttttcaagtttGTTAGGCCATAGCATCCATTTACTTTCATAGCCCGCAGAGACCGGAAATGCAGAGAGCAAGTCTGTTGTGTTACCTCCGCCTACCCTCTCTGACAGACCAACCACTACTGGGTGATGAAAAATGTTCACTAACTGTGCACTGCTTGTGATTTTTCCAGAGAATGTCAACACAGACACCCAGTTATAATACTGCAAATGCAAAGGCTTTCATCAGTGTGCCATAGGCTCAATCACCATTGTGTTAACCCATATGATAATAGATATCCATAGATTGGATATTATATAACCTTGGCATTGTCACTTTGGTTTTATGGTTTTCACCTTAGAGTTTTGAACAATTAAATGTCATAGCAGTAATATGTGCTCTTTATAGCGTCTATTGTCCATTTCACATTTGTCCCACTCTGTGTCCATGGCCTTTGTAAAATATGCTGATGCTGAGTCAGAGCTCCAGTCTGTAAATTTTCTTCCAGTTGTTTTTTGTCGGTCTAGTTAAACAGCAGGCATTAGGATATTGTCTccatcttgctttttttttttttaaactttgttactttgtttaTGTCATGCAGCCTGGTTGGGAGTTTCTGGAGGCTCAGGACATGTCAGGTCCCAGACAAAACCAGCTGCTGCCCGCTCTGCCCTCTGGTTGGGAGGAGCGGCAGGACAACCTGGGAAGAACCTACTTTGTCAATCATGAGAGCAGAACCACACAGTGGAAACGACCCACAATTCAGTAAGAAGGCTCCCCCTCTCCCCTGCAAACTTTTTCTAGAACACTTTTCTTGTGCAGTACTGCATAGCCATTCCGTGGGTGCTGATAAACACCCAAGGAATGGCTGCCTAGGctacatattaaatataaatggaGATCAAgtcatattgtgtgtgtgtgtgtgtgtgtgtgtgtgtgtgtgtgtgttttacaggaaCGTTGATGTGGAGATGCAAAGAAGACAGAACAATAACATAGATGCGGAGCATGCTATTATTACACGCAGACAGATCTCGGACCATGATGAGAACACCGCACAAGAGTCTCCTGAGgtaattttaacagtttttataaatgtttgtaGGTGAATGGGTGAGGAAAGAAAATTAAGGATGGGGCAAGTGTGTTCCGATAGCCATGCAGGTGCTATGTTGAAGCCAGGTGTTGCAATGGGGGATGTAGCAGTGCAGTTCTGGCCTGTCCTCTGAGGGCTTTGGCATAAACGCTTAAGGAAATCCACTTTTATTAggtctaaaaaaaactaactttagGTTTAGATGTTTAAACAAAGTTATTTGGCAGAGCTGCTGATGTCGGATCTAACCTTGGATCAGTCTTCTTAATGTGGCTCTTGTCTCATCTTCTAGAGCTGGGAGATCATTACAGAGGATATGTCCACCTTGTACCACAGCAATAACCACCTCACATCAAGTCCACCCCACGGGCCCGCAGAGTTCCACCCGTCCCGTGCTGAGCTGAGAAACACTCATATTTCTCGGGCCACAGCTGGCGAGCTGCGCACTTACCAGACGGTGAGTCATTTTCTGTGGTTACTCTAAGTCAGAAGAGGAGAGACTTACAATGGGATTAATATGAAACAAAATGCTTTCATTAAGAGAAGGATAAGTTAAGCAGTGTCTTTAACAactaaaactgtgtgtgtgtgtgtgtgtgtgtgtgtgtgtgtgtgtgtgtgtgtgtgtgtgtgtgtgtgtgtgtgtgtgtgtgtgtgtgtgtgtgtgtgtgtgtgtgtgtgtgtgtgtgtgtgaatatgtgtgtgtgtgtgtgtgtgtgtgtatatgtatgtatgtatatgtgtgtgtgtgtgtgtgtgtatatatgtatgtatgtgtgtgtgtgtgtgtgtgtgtgtgtgtgtgtgtgtgtatatatatatatatatatatatatatattcccatATGTGAGGTTAAACAcattacatgcagcaaagagttAGAATCAAACCCAAGCTGCTGCAGTAAGGATTGAACCTTGGTATATGGGgtgcacgctcaaccaggtgagctgccAGGGTGCCTCAGGtccattgttttgtgttgagcTGTGTCTTGAACCGAATCATCTAAAGTGTACTCTCAGTGGCAAGACAGTAGGACATAATCAGCAATACTGAGACTGGGCAATACTGGAAAAACATGAGGCAACACAAAACACCAATGCCCAGGTAAGTCTAAGAGTAGCCCAAAGCAACCTCTCAGAACAAGACCCAGTAATCATCAGGTTGGCAGACATCCAAtagctaaaatataaaaaggagaaCGCTAATACAGGCCCGATGTCCAGCTTGTATGTGAGCTTTACCAGAGATTTGTCACGGAACCCGGCCCAAGGAGCGAAAATAAGTTGTGTCCCATCGGGCTCTGGCTCAAATGCGGGAATCTACCATACCAGACAGTGCAAGTTGTTTACAGACAGATGCCCCTGAGACAGTCTAGCACATGAAGGTGGGGTGTAAGATGCAGGTAGGTATGCCATACAAGGAACACCATGACCAAGTTACTGGCTTAGTGTACAGGAACATCTATACTGACGAGTAAGGGCTGGAAGTCTCAAAGTTGAAGTGGTAGGCATCTCCGAAGGTGGCAGAGAATGACAGAGCTAAGATCCTGTGGGACTACCACAATCAGACTGATAAATGGTGATGGTTGACCAACATGAAATGTGGTTGACAAAAGGCAGAATAAGGCAGTTGTGATAGTTAGCAATCCCAGGCAACTGTGATAGTCAGAGCACTCAGGGCTGTACCACCCAAAATTGGGACAATGGCTCCAGCAAAGTCCAGGAACAACATCTGCAACGTCTGTCTAGAAGAGTGCAGTCCTAGGAACAGCTAACATATTGCACAGAACCATCAGGCTCCCAGGACCCAAGCTTGGAGAAAAGGATAAAGATTGCCcagtatttatttgttgttgttgtctttgacATCCTTCCTCTGTCCTGCAGGATCATACCAATAATTCAAGCCATTCCAGTCTCAGAGGAAATGCCCAGACTTCAACAGGAGAGGAACATCCTGTTAATCCTGTGGTTAGTATTTCACTCCTTGTTGAAATCACTCCTTCCAAACCTGTCTTGCATCAGGTTGTTGCTGTTTGAGTGGACCAATGTCACCGTTCaagattcagttttttttttttcttaaatcagTTTCTATGGTGGGAAATACAACAGTTTTTAGCGAGGTTATACTGTACGTTTAGTTTACTTTCTGAGTTTGAGGTAGGCACAATTaatctttttgtaaatgttggaTAAACGGACTGTtcttgtatagcgcttttctagtcaaCTACGGCTACTCAAATCGCTTTCACCTCGTACAGGAACCCTTCACAAGCATTCATAAACGATGGCTGAGGCTGccgtgccacctgctcatcagataaacactcacacacatttatactccgatggcgcagcatcgggggcaactctgggctgagtgtcttgcccaaggcgatcgaaccaccaacctttggattggcaggcaaccactctaccactgaccCACAGCCGCCCCTCTATTTTGGGACATATAGCACATTGCTATTGTTATAAAATTTAAGAtttaatacttttacattttttgtaattaatttttttcaaattatttttttgttttttaacaacttcaattctcatttaattttacgactgcatcacaaacgctactactttcttctgtgagttttttgATTCTGATCCTGATTCATATTTTGCCCTGAATCAGGCAGTAAGAGTTTGAGGTTTTCAGTATTGATCACTGTATTCATTTATGTAATTCAATAGCTAATTCCAACCTCAACTGGGCTGCCTCCAGGCTGGGAGGAGAAGCGAGACAGTAAAGGGAGACGCTACTTTGTCAACCACATCAGCCAAACCACTTCATGGACACGACCTCTCATTCAGGTACAAcgtgttttcttttattctttttattcttattgATACTGAACAGgtgtaaatgtatgcatgctGACAATCCATTGCCAGTTTTAAGCCCAAGTTCTCCATACCTCTCcatattatatttttgtataatatAACAGAAAACCTCAGATGCACCAGTAGCACTAGCAGCAGCTGCAGCGGCAGCAACACAGAGTGGGGCAGGTGTAGCCCAGAGCCTGACTCCACCCTTGCCATCCATGTCCCCAGAGGAATCTCCTCAGCACACCCCAAGCCCTGACGCCACACATAAATCTGGCTTCCTGCCAGCTGGTTGGGAGGTTCGCAGTGCTCCCAATGGAAGACCGTTTTTCATCGACCACAACACTAAGACAACTACCTGGGTGAGAAAGCAGCAGGCTTCAGATGTGCTTTTTCCTCTGATCGTAAGTGGTGACCTGTTCCTTTAATGGCCACTAGGGGCTTGCTCTATGAGAGCTAATACACAAGACATTCAATGCTTCATTTATTTCCACAACCAGAAGGCTACTAATTGCTAAGTTAACCATTTTTAAATGCGTTTCATGGTGACAACTTAGTCGGTGGTATCTCAAACACCATTTCTTGTTTAAGTATTTCCTCTTTGAAGGAAACACATCCTATCTGTTTTTCTCTAAACAGGAAGATCCCAGGCTAAAGATCCCTGTGAACACGAGAAAGAGACCCCCACTTGACCCATCTGATCTTGGCCCTCTGCCGGTAAATTCAGCAATTACAGAAAATCATATGTTGGTGCATATTATCAGAGCTGAAAGTACTGcctaatttgatttaaaagtcTAAAGTGGTGGCTCCCAACCTTTTTTCAGTTTGACACCCAAAAGACAAATTTGGTGACTCCCCATAATTGTCATGCATTTTaccccatatatatatatgatatattctTATAAATGGATTTCTTTCTAGCCTGGCTGGGAGGAGAGGGTCCACAGTGATGGCAGGATATTCTACATAGATCACAGTGCGTATGACATTTAATACTAAGAATACATCTTGGACTAAGTGTATATGTTTCCATGTTAATGAATGGCTTCTGATGTATCATATTTCACAGATACCAGGACCACACAATGGGATGATCCCAGATTACAGAACTCAGCTATAACTGGACCAGTGAGTATAGATTATATTGGATCGATTATTCTTCAGTAACATAATATTAGCACACAATAAAAATAGTTATGTATAGTTTACAGGTTTCCTGTAAATATATCATTGACCGCAGTGCCGGTTATGATGTATTTGTCACTGATCAGTGTCCTTTGTTGATTATAGGCAGTGCCTTATTCCAGAGATTATAAACAGAAGTATGACTACTTCcggaagaaaatgaagaaaccGGTGAGTGTTCTCAGAGCAAGGGCAACTGGGACTGAAATTGTTAACAACTACCTCTACCTTGCAAATACTTAATAAAACTATTCTAATAAGGACTGCTGTTGCCTTTACCTCTGATATCAGTTTGTCACTTTCATATATGATGTATTTTTTCAACCCGTAGATCATTTTTatgatcattttaaattttaaatgtattagttTATTTGTCAGGGACAATGCAGCACAAATTATTACATACATAACTATCACAGTCACAGCCATAACaatatgtgtagatgtgttaCATAAAAAGCTAATTAGCATAAATAGGCTAATTTGCAACCCCAATCCCTGGTCAGGTGTTTCTAAAAAGATaatccaaatatttttttttaagaactacatAGTGTGAGTTACACAATCATGCAgcatataaattatattaatatattacatCAGCATTTCACAGATTCATGACAACATTACACAAAACAGTACATCACGTAACAACACAAACCCCAAGCACCCAGCCATTTGCAATGGTTTTGCGCCCCTCTGCTATGCAGTTGTAACCCACTTCTCCCTTAGTGGCCACTCTCCTAGTATTTGTTTTAGTCATAAAAGGACAGAGTACGGCTGGAGCTAGTTTATTCGCGCATTTATATGTCAGTTTGAGAAAAGAGAACTTAATAAAGCtatcaaaatgtaaaagcttgTATTTATGTACAATCAAACAGTGGTGCCACGTTGATGGTTTCTGATCCATTATTTCCAGTGCCTGTTTGTATACCGATATGATGGGTTTGACTGTTGTCAGGGAGGCTTGGCCCCATGCAGTAGCACAGTAGGATAGATAAGAGAGTATcatgacattaaaaaacagtaaagctgCCTTGACAGGTATGTGATGCTTTATTATTCTGAAACAGTTCAGGTTTCTACAGATAGCCTTACAGagtttgttaatgtgttttattaaatttgagTTGGGAATCCAGAATAATACCTAAACATTTAAATTCCTCAACTTCTTCTATTACCTCTTGGTCTATTTTGATATATcacaaactttctttttaatgaacaCAATACCTTTTTATGTAGGCTGACATCCCAAACCGCTTTGAGCTGAAACTGAAACGTAATGCGGTGCTGGAGGACTCGTACCGGCGCATCCTCTCAGTGAAGAGGGCGGACCTGCTGAAGGCAAGACTGTGGGTGGAATTTGAGGGAGAAAAAGGACTGGACTATGGTGGCGTGGCCAGGGAATGGTTCTTCCTCATGTCCAAGGAGATGTTCAACCCGTACTATGGACTGTTTGAGTATTCTGCCACGTGAGTTCAAACACTGCCTCTTTTTAATCTTCCTAATGTTCTTATACATGATTATGGTGTGTTTAGACGAGTACAGACATCCAAAAACCAATTGTATTGCATGATCCATACACATTTAGAGGAACGTGCACTGGTTCACTGACTTGTATGAAGGAGCAGTAAATGAAAGGCATTCAGGACAGATATTCTACCTCTAGGTCTGAAATTAATATGTAGAAATACTAACTCAGAGACATGCACATAATGTATCACTGCTCATATTGTGCATTCACTGACTCTGTGTGTGAGATTTCTCTTGTTGGGAAGATACAATGTCAGGCCACATTCTTTAGCATACAATGTAGTCTGGAAAACTGTAATTGTGAAATAAGTAAGTGCTACTTATTTACTTGTAATACGAGTAAAATACAAACTTCAAGTCAAAATTACCCATACAATCACAGTATTGTATTTGTTATAATAGTGGCAattcaaaaatacacataaaagaaCTGTAATATGTTTTGGCAGGAAGCAGGACAGCTGATTTAGGAAAATGTTTGTTCTTTGTGGTTCCTCTTAATGTTGTGATTTGTCTTCCAGGGACAACTACACACTGCAGATTAACCCCAACTCAGGTTTATGTAATGAGGACCACCTGTCCTACTTCAAGTTCATCGGCCGTGTGGCAGGCATGGCCGTATATCACGGCAAACTGCTCGATGGTGAGTGCCACCTGAAAGTGTTAATGTTGGTAGAGGGGAGTTCAAAGGGATTAGAGCAAACTATGTGATTCTAATAGATCcggacattttttgtttctggCCATCAAAGCATTCTTCATTCGGCCTTTCTACAAGATGATGCTGCAGAAGCCCATCACTCTCCAGGACATGGAGTCTGTTGTGAGTGCCACATTTTTTCACAGCAAATAATTGAGTGCATGCCCCAAATCAGATAATCTGgaagacattcatttttttctattgtctttttttaggaCAGTGAATATTTCAACTCCTTGAAGTGGATTTTGGAGAACGACCCAAAAGACTTGGACTTAAGGTTCACCATCGATGAAGAGCTGTTTGGACAGGTGCGTTCAAACATGCTGTCTTTGACTCTACAACCTTTAATTTGTGGTTAATAAGTGGTTAATCTGTGTAATTTATGTGATATATACCATTCTTCCTGTTCAGACTCGCCAGCATGAATTGAAGCTGGGTGGCGCAGAGATTGTCATCACTAATGAAAACAAGAAGGAATACATCCAGTAagcaaaaaaaatagttttcttcattttaaaagtgttaaaatgatGGTTTGATGCTAATCTGCTGTTTTGGGTTTGACAGTCTGGTGATGCAGTGGAGGTTTGTGAACAGGATACAGAAACAGATGTCTGCCTTCAAAGAGGTTAACATTTGATTTTAGACATTGTTTATAGCATACAATAGTAGAAAGTATTAAATGGTATAAAgtgagaataaaaacattttgtgttttaggGATTCTTTGAGTTGATACCTCAAGATCTGATCAAGATCTTTGATGAGAATGAGCTCGAGGTAAGTTTTCCGATGTGCTGAAATTAACCAGATTCGTTCCAGAAAGATGAATAATTGGGTGTCCACCTGTCCTCCACAGCTGCTCATGTGTGGTCTTGGCGATGTGGATGTGAATGACTGGAGAGAGAACACCAAGTACAAGAACAGCTATTGCTCCAACCACGTTGTTATCCAGTGGTTCTGGAAAGTAAGACAACTTTACATGCCTGGAGCCATCCACTTGGGCTATGGATTGAGTTTATATCTCCCTTCTGAGAAGAGCTTTGTGttagttatttatttgtatattgttttgtgttgttctAGACGGTTCTGTTGATGGATGCAGAAAAGCGAATCAGACTCTTACAGTTTGTGACAGGAACATCAAGGGTCCCGATGAATGGCTTTGCTGAACTCTATGGTGagataacacattttattaccGCCAACTACATTGTTGTTAGAAAGTGGTTTCTTGCTTAATGAATTAGTCTAGGTTATCCACTCTGACATCCAGTTACGGAATGAATGTTTTTGCCTCATCAAATCTTTTTCCTCTAATACTGTACACTTGTCTCCAACTCACAAGTGGCttgaacttttttattttttattaataccagttaaaatctatgtttgtttgatggttttattttccagggTCTAA
The Etheostoma cragini isolate CJK2018 chromosome 1, CSU_Ecrag_1.0, whole genome shotgun sequence genome window above contains:
- the nedd4a gene encoding E3 ubiquitin-protein ligase NEDD4a isoform X5, yielding MASLTPQIRGLQTEEDENRVLKVKVIAGIGLAKKDILGASDPYTRLSLYDPINGEITSLQTKTKKKTLDPKWNEEFFFEVDPRRHRLLLEVFDENRLTRDDFLGQVDIPLNQIPTENPNTERPYTFKDFLLHPRSHKSRVKGHLRLKMTYQPKNPDSEEETTEQTEDMDPGWEFLEAQDMSGPRQNQLLPALPSGWEERQDNLGRTYFVNHESRTTQWKRPTIQNVDVEMQRRQNNNIDAEHAIITRRQISDHDENTAQESPESWEIITEDMSTLYHSNNHLTSSPPHGPAEFHPSRAELRNTHISRATAGELRTYQTDHTNNSSHSSLRGNAQTSTGEEHPVNPVLIPTSTGLPPGWEEKRDSKGRRYFVNHISQTTSWTRPLIQKTSDAPVALAAAAAAATQSGAGVAQSLTPPLPSMSPEESPQHTPSPDATHKSGFLPAGWEVRSAPNGRPFFIDHNTKTTTWEDPRLKIPVNTRKRPPLDPSDLGPLPPGWEERVHSDGRIFYIDHNTRTTQWDDPRLQNSAITGPAVPYSRDYKQKYDYFRKKMKKPADIPNRFELKLKRNAVLEDSYRRILSVKRADLLKARLWVEFEGEKGLDYGGVAREWFFLMSKEMFNPYYGLFEYSATDNYTLQINPNSGLCNEDHLSYFKFIGRVAGMAVYHGKLLDAFFIRPFYKMMLQKPITLQDMESVDSEYFNSLKWILENDPKDLDLRFTIDEELFGQTRQHELKLGGAEIVITNENKKEYIHLVMQWRFVNRIQKQMSAFKEGFFELIPQDLIKIFDENELELLMCGLGDVDVNDWRENTKYKNSYCSNHVVIQWFWKTVLLMDAEKRIRLLQFVTGTSRVPMNGFAELYGSNGPQLFTIEQWGTSDKLPRAHTCFNRLDLPPYESFEELREKLHIAIENAQGFDGVD
- the nedd4a gene encoding E3 ubiquitin-protein ligase NEDD4a isoform X4, with the translated sequence MASLTPQIRGLQTEEDENRVLKVKVIAGIGLAKKDILGASDPYTRLSLYDPINGEITSLQTKTKKKTLDPKWNEEFFFEVDPRRHRLLLEVFDENRLTRDDFLGQVDIPLNQIPTENPNTERPYTFKDFLLHPRSHKSRVKGHLRLKMTYQPKNPDSEEETTEQTEDMDPGWEFLEAQDMSGPRQNQLLPALPSGWEERQDNLGRTYFVNHESRTTQWKRPTIQNVDVEMQRRQNNNIDAEHAIITRRQISDHDENTAQESPESWEIITEDMSTLYHSNNHLTSSPPHGPAEFHPSRAELRNTHISRATAGELRTYQTDHTNNSSHSSLRGNAQTSTGEEHPVNPVLIPTSTGLPPGWEEKRDSKGRRYFVNHISQTTSWTRPLIQKTSDAPVALAAAAAAATQSGAGVAQSLTPPLPSMSPEESPQHTPSPDATHKSGFLPAGWEVRSAPNGRPFFIDHNTKTTTWVRKQQASDVLFPLIEDPRLKIPVNTRKRPPLDPSDLGPLPPGWEERVHSDGRIFYIDHNTRTTQWDDPRLQNSAITGPAVPYSRDYKQKYDYFRKKMKKPADIPNRFELKLKRNAVLEDSYRRILSVKRADLLKARLWVEFEGEKGLDYGGVAREWFFLMSKEMFNPYYGLFEYSATDNYTLQINPNSGLCNEDHLSYFKFIGRVAGMAVYHGKLLDAFFIRPFYKMMLQKPITLQDMESVDSEYFNSLKWILENDPKDLDLRFTIDEELFGQTRQHELKLGGAEIVITNENKKEYIHLVMQWRFVNRIQKQMSAFKEGFFELIPQDLIKIFDENELELLMCGLGDVDVNDWRENTKYKNSYCSNHVVIQWFWKTVLLMDAEKRIRLLQFVTGTSRVPMNGFAELYGSNGPQLFTIEQWGTSDKLPRAHTCFNRLDLPPYESFEELREKLHIAIENAQGFDGVD
- the nedd4a gene encoding E3 ubiquitin-protein ligase NEDD4a isoform X3, which translates into the protein MARRLRLHFASRRSNTDPLSESLSSHGEQSRVGVSARSPAESLAHSSVHLKVTHLSPNYANLQQYSSVFVPKVNTGGFNKKSILQISLQPYGKLSGELNGNIKDGDPGASEGGAGSGSDGSSCSSMASDAGYCSSNSIFEPEALEKHRTTQERGLLNRKSKVPLRRCSSLVIFPKSPCSTPPASPVSPVALPVLPPARGSYQSSLQTSASEFLQDKELNCKESTTTAARGRRLPKGSSSSELKDTKHIVQCNIPRQDEPKVKMEDMSKIRELSSTVDRLNRHSSSVLLHFAHQRPMMSAKGATTTATFNMEYPEDPNPATHLEGEPHPHKKLYRSTSACLFSSTKLSEKAHKVCSLEKGQERPDENHCYRAIQRSFSLEVPYANTGISCHVSNPKLSSPLSPHVHIHLSPCCPAKLPSFISDVNTSHKGNNTPQSPVQNTKTRDDFLGQVDIPLNQIPTENPNTERPYTFKDFLLHPRSHKSRVKGHLRLKMTYQPKNPDSEEETTEQTEDMDPGWEFLEAQDMSGPRQNQLLPALPSGWEERQDNLGRTYFVNHESRTTQWKRPTIQNVDVEMQRRQNNNIDAEHAIITRRQISDHDENTAQESPESWEIITEDMSTLYHSNNHLTSSPPHGPAEFHPSRAELRNTHISRATAGELRTYQTDHTNNSSHSSLRGNAQTSTGEEHPVNPVLIPTSTGLPPGWEEKRDSKGRRYFVNHISQTTSWTRPLIQKTSDAPVALAAAAAAATQSGAGVAQSLTPPLPSMSPEESPQHTPSPDATHKSGFLPAGWEVRSAPNGRPFFIDHNTKTTTWVRKQQASDVLFPLIEDPRLKIPVNTRKRPPLDPSDLGPLPPGWEERVHSDGRIFYIDHNTRTTQWDDPRLQNSAITGPAVPYSRDYKQKYDYFRKKMKKPADIPNRFELKLKRNAVLEDSYRRILSVKRADLLKARLWVEFEGEKGLDYGGVAREWFFLMSKEMFNPYYGLFEYSATDNYTLQINPNSGLCNEDHLSYFKFIGRVAGMAVYHGKLLDAFFIRPFYKMMKYLLLKLFTQTYDIGKSRLLVHIHK